A window of Stigmatella erecta genomic DNA:
GGTGAGCGCCGCGGCGTCCACGCGGGTGATGGTGTTGTTCACCACGTGCGTGCCCTCGGAGTTCTCCAGGCGGATGCCCGCGCCCTCCCCGCCGCCCTGCTTGGTGATGTCGTGCACGCGGTTGCGGCGGATGATGATGCCGCTGGGCATGGGGCCCACGCGGTTGCCGCCCACGGAGATGCCCTTGCCGGAGTCGTACACCTCGTTGCCCTCGATGAGCACGTTCTTCGCCGAGTAGTGCACCACCAGCGCGTCCCCCTTGGCCGTGGCCGAGGGCTTGAAGCCGTGCATGCGGTTGTTGCGCACCACCACGTCGTGGCACGTCTTGATGTCCACGGCGTTCTCCCGGTTGGAGTAGAAGTGGTTGTTCTCCACCGTCAGCCCCTTGGCGGGCGGCAGCGAGCTGAAGCCCTCGGGCCCCAGGCACTGCACCGAGTCCCCCGAGTTGTCGTGGATGTCGTTGTTGCGCACGGTGATGTCCACCGAGGTGGGCTGCACGACGACGCCGTGGGAGTCGAAGTCCCCCTGGTTCTTCACGAAGTCGTGGATGTGGTTGTTCTCGATGATGGCGCCGGTGGCCTTGCCGTAGGTCGTCACCGCGCCCCCGCCCTTGCCGTGGTGCAGCTCCGAGTTGGCCAGCACCGAGCCGCGCACGTCGCCCTCGAAGGTGACGGCGAAGGCCGCCTCCCCCTTCACGTCGATGTCGAACCCATCGATGACCCAGTGGGGCCGGCGCACCTGCACCAGCCCGCCCGTGCCCGGGCCCGGGGTGATGCGCGGCTTGCCCTCGCCCTGGAGGGTGATTTTCGCCTCGGCGGTGCCCGCCTTCACGGAGGCATCCAGGACGATGCGCTCGGCATAGGTGCCCGCGAGCACCCGGATGAGCTCGCCCGGGCCCGCCACGCTGACGGCCTTGCCGATGGTCTTGAACGGCTGGGCGCCCGTGCCCGCCGCCGTGTCGCTGCCCGAGGGGCTCACCACCCACTCCCGGGTGAACTTCGCCGGGGGCGGCGTGGGCTCGGCCGCCGGCGCGTCCGGCTGGGGTGAGGGCTGCGCGATGGGAGCATGGCCCTCGTGGGCCGGCAGGTCTGCCACCGGGGTGTCCGGCACGGGCTGAGCGCCCACGGGCACGGTCTGGCTTCCAGAGGAAGCGCCGGTGGAGGGGGTCTTGCTCTCGGGGGACGAGCCCGTCCCCGGTGCGGCGGCGCGGGGCTGGCCCGCGCCCTGCTGCGAGGCCCCTTCGTCCGCGGAGCCCGAATCGCCACCCTGGCAAGCCCACAAGCTGGCGGAGAGCAGACAAGCGGCCAAGAGCGCCGCTGGAGACTTCCTCATCAAATTGCCTCCTTGAAAGTCGGTGAGTAAGAGGAACCCCCCACCCCGGGTGCACTATTCATCCCGGATGCTGTTGAGGGGACAGGGCGCCGAGCGCCCGAAGTGGCGGCCCGGGCGCCAGGCGGGTACGGTCCCGCCGCCGTGTTCAAGGCCGTTCCCGTCCACCTCCTGCTGCTCCTCGCCGCGTGCGCCACGCCCCAGCCCTCCGCCCCGGGCTCCGCGACGGCCGCCGCCGAGGCGCGCCCCGCTCTCGCCCCGGACGCCGCCACGGCCCTCCCGCCGCTGCCCCTGGAGGACCCCCTGGAGCAGGGCCTCGAGGCCCCCTCCTCCTTGCAGCGCCTCGACTTCCGGGGCGGCGAGCCGCAGGTGCCCATCCGGCTCATGGAGGGCCGCGCCGAGGTGACGTTCCTGCCCCGGGGCCGGATGCGGCTGCGCTTCGGCGGCCCCGCGAACAAGGTGCTGGAGGCCCCGGCGGGCACGCCGTGGAAGGTGCGGGTGACGCAGGGCCAGCCCGCGGTGCTCACGGCGCGGATTCAGCTGGGCGAGTTCCGCTTCGCGGACAAGGCCGGGCTGGCGGAGGCCCAGGAGACCTGGCAGGCGCGGGGGCTGTTCGTGCGCGTCCACGTGCTGGGCGCGCTCTACGGCATCGCGGGCAAGGTCATCGACAACCGGCGCTACCTCCTCTTGGAGGAGGAGGCCCGCACGCCGCAGAAGGGCCTGGAGCGGCAGGCGGAGCTGCTGCGCCAGTTCGGCGTGCAGACGGCGCTCTTCGAGGAGGTGCACACCCCCTCGCGCGGCATCCTCGAGGTGCGCGACGGCTCCGGCACCGTGGTGGGGCTGGCGCAGGACTCCCTGCGGGCGGAGACGCGCGAGGGCGCGGGCTTCGACGTGCGGCGGGTGGAGCACTCCGTGGGCTACGACAACCATGGCTTCGAGGACCGGAGCTTCCGGGGCGCGCTGCACTTCACGGTGGACCGCTTCGGCACGCTGGCGGTGGTGAACGAGGTGCGGCTGGAGGATCTGCTCAAGGGGCTGGTGCCCGCGGAGATCTTCGCCCGCGCGCACATGGAGGCGCTCAAGGCCCAGGCCGTCACGGCGCGCGGCGAGGTGCTCGCCAAGGTGGGCACCAAGCACCTGGGAGACCCCTACCTGCTGTGCTCCGAGCAGCACTGCGCCGTGTACCGGGGACGCACGGGCGAGGCGGCCAGCACGAACGCCGCGGTGGACGCCACGCGGGGCGAGGCCCTCTTCGCCCAGGATGGGCGGCTGGTGGACTCCGTCTACAGCGCGGTGTGCGGCGGCCATACGGAGGACAACGACGTGGTGTGGGGCGGCCCGCCGGATTCGAACCTGCGGGGACGGCCGGACCTGCTGGAGCCGTCGGAGGCGGGGCCCACGCCGGCAGCGCTGGATGACTTCCTGGGGGACGCGGACATGCCGGCCGCGTGCCAGCGCTCCAGCTTCGCGCAGCCCAGCAAGTTCCGGTGGGAGCGGCGCTTCACGGCCGCCCAGGTGAACGCCCTCACGGAGAAGCTCGGCATCGGCCCGGTGCAGGCCATGAACCTCTCGGAGCGGGGCGTGTCCGGCCGCGCCCGCGTGCTGACGATTTCCGGGGAGCGCGGGGCCACCCAAGTCCGGGGCGAGCTGAACATCCGCAGGCTCTTCGGCATGCTCAACAGCAGCATGGCCCGGGTGGAGGCGGCCCGGGACGGCGACGGCCGGCCCCGGAGCTGGACCTTCCGGGGCGGCGGCTGGGGACACGGCGTCGGCATGTGTCAGACAGGCGCCATTGGGCGGGCCGAGGCCGGACACAGTTACCGCGACATCCTGCGCCATTATTACAACGGGGCCGAAGTCACCCCCATCTATTAGTCCCCCTTGCTCTCCCGGAGAGGGCCCAGGCGAGACAGCGGCCCTGCTCTCCTGTTCTCCAAGTAACGGGCCGGGACTACACGGACGGCTCGAGGGTTATCATCCACCACGTGGCACCCATGACCGAAGGCTCCCAGAGGCGGCGGCGCAGGCAGGAAGGGCCGGGACGGCTCCTGCTGGCGTTCGTGCTCGCCCTGCTGGCGCACGTGGCCTTCGTGGGTGTGATGCTCCTGCTCTCCCACCTCCAGGTGTCGCTGCCGGACGCCGGCAAGCGCCTCCAGAAGCCGCCCAGCGCCGTCTCGATGCAGCCGTTGAGCTCCGAGCAGTGGGCGAAGAACCGGGGCGAGTCCAAGCCGTCGAAGGCCCAGGCCGAGCGCCCCCGCGCCCAGGAGAAGAAGGAGGAAAAGAAGGAAGAGCAGAAGCCCAACGGCCAGGTGGTGGACGTGGCCCGGGGCAACGAGCAGAAAGCCCCGGACGCGAAGTACCTGGCCGAGCGCGACAACAAGGTGGACAAGGAGACCCGGGCCCGGGAGCAGACGCCCCACTACCGGAACGCCACCCCCCAGCGCACCGCGCCCCAGTCGCGCGAGGGCACCGGGCAGACCGAGGAGCAGCCCCAGGTGGCGGGCAACAACGGGCTGGGCGCGGACGACGCGCCCATGAGCCAGGGCCAGAGCAAGCCCTCCTTCGAGCTGCCCAACTCGCGGCGCAAGCAGGAGATCGCCCTGAAGACGGACCCCGAGCAAGGCCCGGGGATGGCGGTGCCCAACCGCTCCGAGAGCGACGACGTGGTGGGCAACTCCAAGCGCCTGCGCGTGCAGCCGGGCACGGGGGCCAGCGACATCGAAGGCTCCTCCGGACGGGCGGGGCTGCCGGGCGTGGCCAGCCTGATGCCGTCCCAGGCGGTGATGGACAAGCTCATCGGCGCCGCGCCGAACGATCACCTCCGGGACGTGGAGGAAGGCGACGGCACGTACCTCAACACCCGCGAGTGGAAGTACGCGAGCTTCTTCAACCGCGTGAAACAGAACGTGGGCATGCACTGGAATCCGGGCAGCCAGTTGCAGCGAAGAGACCCCACGGGCGCCATCTACAGCGGCAAGGACCGCTACACGCTCCTCAACATCACCCTGGACCAGAAGGGCATGGTGCGCGACATCCAGATCGAAAAGTCCAGCGGGCTGGACTTCCTGGATCTGGAGGCCATCTCGTCCTTCCAGCGCGCCCAGCCCTTCCCCAACCCGCCCGCGGGACTGCTCGACTCGGACGCCCAGGTGAACTTCTCCTTCGGCTTCTTCATGGAAATGGGGGGCGGCCCGGGAATGCGCCTCTTCCGCCGTTCTCACTGAACTGGCACCTTCGTGGCACTCGCGGGGAACGCCCGGGGGAACTAGGTTCCCGGGCGTGGACGCCTCCCTCCCGAATCGTGACGTTGCCTATATGGAGCGGAACCGGAAGGTCCGCCGGGTGCTCGCGGCCATGCTCGCGGCCAACTGGGCCGTGGCCGTGGCCAAGCTGGCCTTCGGCCTGCTCAACCGCTCCGCCTCGGTGACGGCGGACGGCATCCACTCGTTCATCGACGGCAGCTCCAACATCCTGGGGCTGGTGGCCATGACGGCGGCGGCCCGGCCCGCGGACGAGGACCACCCCTACGGCCACGGCAAGTTCGAGGCCATCGCCTCGCTGGGCATCGGGGCGATGATCAGCATCGCCATGGTGGAGCTGGGCCGGATGGCGCTGGACACGCTCATCCACGGCCGGCACCCCGAGGTGACGCCCACGATGGCGGTGGTCATGCTGCTCACCCTGGGGGTCAACCTCGTCGTCACCCGCGTGGAGCGCCACTACGGGCACCAGCTCAAGAGCACGTTGCTGCTGGCGGATGCCAACCACACGCTCTCGGACGTGTACGTCACGCTGGCGGTGCTGCTGTCGCTGGCGCTCGTGTGGCTGGGCTACCCCAGCGCGGACGGGGTGATTGCCCTGGCCGTCATGGTGTTCGTGGCGCGGGTGGCCTATGACATCATCCGGCAGGCGGTGGGCATTCTGTCGGACACGGCGCGGCTGGACGTGACGCAGGTCTGCGAGCTGACCCTGAGCGTGCCCGGGGTGCGCTCCTGCCGCGACGTGCGCAGCCGGGGCATGGAGGACAGCGTCTACGTGGACCTGAAGATCGAGGTGGACCCTCAGCTCTCCACGGCCCAGGCGCACGAGGTGGCCGACCGGGTGGAGGAGAAGCTGCACGCCGCCTACTCCCAGGTGGTGGATGTGGTCATCCACGTGGAGCCCGCCCCCGCCCGGCTCTCGAAGGCCTCGAGCTGAGCGCGAGGCCCGCGAGCGCGCGGGGGCCGGAAGCCTAAGCGGCCTTGGGAGGCACCGGCGTGAGGTAGTCCTCCATCGGCGGGCAGGAGCAGACGAGCTTGCGGTCGCCGAGCACGTTGTTGAGCCGTCCCACGGAGGGCCAGAACTTGCTCTCGTGGACCCACCGGGCGGGGAATGCGGCCTTCTCGCGCGAGTAGGGGCGGTTCCACTCGGGCGCCGTCAGCACGCGCGCCGTGTGGGGGGCGTTCTTCAGGACGTTGTTGTCCCGGGGCGCCTTGCCCTCTTCGATTTCGCGGATCTCCTCGCGGATGGAGATCATCGCCTCGCAGAAGCGGTCCAGCTCCGCCTGGGACTCGCTCTCCGTGGGCTCGATCATCAGCGTGCCCGCCACGGGGAAGGACACCGTGGGCGCGTGGAAGCCGTAGTCCATGAGCCGCTTGGCCACGTCCTCTACCTCGACGCCCGCGGTCTTCTTCAGCGGCCGCAGGTCCACGATGCACTCGTGCGCCACGCCGCCCGTCTTGCCGCGGTAGAGCACCGGGTAGTGCGCATCCAGCCGCTTCGCCACGTAGTTGGCGTTGAGGATGGCCATCTTCGTGGCCCGCGTGAGCCCCTCCCCGCCCATCATCGACATGTACATCCACGAGATGAGCAGGATGCTGGCGCTGCCCCACGGCGCCGCCGAGATGGCGCCGATGGCCTCCCCGCCGCCCGTGGTGATGACCGGATGGCCGGGCAGGAACTTGGTCAGGTGCGGCGCCACGCAGATGGGGCCCATGCCCGGGCCGCCACCGCCGTGCGGGATGCAGAACGTCTTGTGCAAGTTGATGTGGCAGACATCCGCGCCGAGCTGCCCCGGCTTCATCAACCCCACCTGGGCGTTCAGGTTCGCCCCGTCCATGTAGACCTGGCCGCCGCGCTCGTGGATGAGGGCGCAGATCTCCTTGATGCCCTCCTCGAACACGCCGTGGGTGGACGGGTACGTCACCATCAGCGCCGCGAGCCGGTCCTTGTACTCCTCCGCCCGGGCGCGCAGGTCCGCGATGTCGATGTTGCCCTGGTCATCGCACTTGGTGACGACCACGTGGTAGCCGGCCATGACCGCCGAGGCCGGGTTGGTGCCGTGCGCGGAGGACGGGATGAGGCACACGTCCCGGTGCCCCTGCCCCCGGTTCTGGTGGTACGCGCGGATGACGAGCAGGCCCGCGTACTCGCCCTGGCTGCCCGCGTTGGGCTGCAGCGAGCAGCCCGCGAACCCTGTCACCTCCGACAGCATGCGCTCCAGCTGCTCGAAGATGACCTTGTAGCCCGCCGCCTGCGAGGTGGGCGCGAAGGGGTGCAGCCCGCCGAAGCGCGGCCACGTGACGGGGATCATCTCCGCCGTGGCGTTGAGCTTCATGGTGCAGGAGCCCAGCGGAATCATCGAGTGCGTGAGCGACAGGTCTCTCGACTCCAGCCGGCGGATGTACCGCAGCATCTCCGTCTCGGAGTGGTAGCTGTTGAAGACCTGGTGCGTGAGGTACGCGCTCTTGCGCTGGAGCCCCGCCTGCACCGGGCTCACGAGCCCCTCGCCCAGCGCCTCCAGGCGCGAGCCCTGCGGCTGCCACGCGCCGAACACCGAGAGGATGGCCTCCACGTCGGAGGGGCGCGTCGTCTCGTCCAGGGACAGGCCGATGGAGCGCTCGTCGATGCGGCGGAAGTTCAGCCCCTTCGACTCGGCGCCGGAGAGCACCGAGCGCACCTGCTGCGGCGTCAGCTCCACGCGCAGGGTGTCGAAGAACTCGGCGTGCTTCGGCTTGTGGCCGAGCTTCTCCAGCCCCCGCGCCAGGAGCGTGGTCAGCCCGTGCACCCGCTCCGCGATGGCCTTGAGCCCCTTGGGCCCGTGGTAGACGGCGTACATGCCGGCGATGACGGCCAGCAGCACCTGCGCGGTGCAGATGTTGCTCGTGGCCTTCTCGCGGCGGATGTGCTGCTCGCGCGTCTGGAGCGCCATGCGCAAGGCGCGTCGGCCCTGGGCATCCTCGGACACGCCGATGAGGCGGCCGGGCATCAGGCGCGTGTAGGCGCTCTTCGTGGCGAAGAAGGCCGCGTGCGGGCCGCCATACCCCATGGGGACGCCGAAGCGCTGGGCGCTGCCCACCGCCACGTCCGCGCCCAGCTCTCCGGGCGGGGTGAGCAGCGTGAGGGCCAGCAGGTCCGTGGCCATGATGAGCAGGCCGCCGAAGGCGTGAACCTCGGAGGCGAAGGCCCGGTAGTCGTGCACCACGCCATCGGTGGCCGGGTACTGCACGAGCGCGCCGAAGAACTTCTTCGAGGCCAGGTCCACGGTCCGGTGGTCGCCCACCACCACTTCCACGCCCAGGGGCTCGGCGCGCGTGCGCACCACATCGAGCGTCTGCGGGTGGCACGAGTCGGAGACGAAGAAGGCGCCGCCCTTCTCGCCCTTGACGTTGAGGGCCAGGGTCATGGCCTCGGCGGCCGCGGTGCCCTCGTCGAGCATGGAGGCGTTGGCCACCTCCATCCCCGTCAGGTCCATCACCATCGTCTGGTAGTTGAGCAGCGCCTCCAGCCGGCCCTGGGCGATCTCCGCCTGGTAGGGGGTGTACTGGGTGTACCAGCCCGGGTTCTGGAAGATGTTGCGCAGGATGACGTTCGGGGTGTGCGTGTCGAAGTAGCCCAGCCCGATGAAGGACTTGAAGAGCTGGTTCTTCGCCGCGATGCCCTCCAGCACCGCCAGCAGCTCGTGCTCATCCTGGGCGGCGCCCAGCCGCAGGGGCTCCGCGGAGCGGATGGCCGAGGGCACCACCTGGCCGATGAACGCGTCGAGGGAGCTGGCGCCGAGCGCCTCCAGCATCGACTTCAACTCGTGCTCATCCGGGCCGATGTGGCGTCCGGCGAAGGACTCCTGATACTTCCAGTTAAGGGACATGATGGTCGAGCGCTCGCGTACGAGAAAAAGAGGCTGATCAACAACCCGCGCGGCCAGTCTCAGCCGCGCAAGGGGCCTAGGCCTTCTTGAGCAGGTCCGAGTACGCCTCGGGGCTCAAGAGCCCGTCCAGCTGCTTGGCGTCCGACGGCTCGATTTCGAGGATCCACCCGGCCCCGTACGGGTCGGAGTTCACGGTGGAGGGGTTGTCGGTGAGGGAGTCATTGACCTTGGCCACCTTGCCGCTGAGCGGAGAGAACAGCTCGGAGACGGCCTTGGTGGACTCGATGACGCCAAACTGCTTGCCGGCCGTGAGGGTGGCGCCCACTTTGGGCAGCTCCACATAGACCACCTCCCCCAGCGCTTCCTGGGCGTGGTGGGTGACGCCCACCACGATGACGGTGCCCTGAGGGCGGGCCCACTCGTGGTCCTGGGTGTACTTCAGGCCAGCGGGGACGGTTTCAGACATGTGTGTGCTCCTCGAGAAGGGGCTTAAGGCTTCTTCCAGAAAGGCGTCTTGACCACGCGGGCCGCCACGGCACGGCCCCGGATTTCCACATCGAAGGTGGAGCCCTCGGCGGCCAGCGCCGTGGGCACGTAACCCATGCCGATGGGCTTCTTGACCGAGGGGCCCATGGTGCCGCTGGTGACCTCGCCCACCCGCTGGCCCTCGTGGAGGATGGGGTAGCCGTGGCGGGGAATGCCGCTGCCGGTCAGCTCGAAGCCCACCAGCTTGCGCTTCACCCCCTCGGCCTTCTGCTTCTCCAGGGCCTGCTTGCCCGTGAAGCCTCCGGCCTTGTCGAGCTTGACGATCCACCCCAGGCCCGCCTCCAGGGCCGTGTGCGCATCATCGATGTCGTTGCCGTAGAGGGCGTACTTCATCTCCGTGCGCAGGCTGTCGCGGGCGCCCAGGCCACACGGCTTCACCCCGTCGGACTGGCCGGCCTCCAGGAGCGCGTTCCAGAGCGCCTCGGCGCGGTCCGGCGCGCAGTACAGCTCGAAGCCGTCCTCGCCGGTGTACCCGGTCCGGGAGATGATGCAGGGAACTCCGGCCACCTGGCCCTCGGTGAAGCGGTAGGTGTCCACCCGGGCCTTGGAGACCTCCGTCTTCGTCAGGCGCTGCACCAGGCCCTCGGCCTTGGGGCCCTGCACGGCGATCTGCGCGAAGTCGTCGCTGCGGTCCACGGGCTTCACGCCCTGGGCGTGCTCGCTCATCCAGGCGAAGTCCTTGGCGCGGTTGCTGGAGTTGACGCAGATGAAGATGCGCTCGGGGGAGAACCGGTAGGCGACCACGTCGTCCACGAACGTGCCCTCCGGGGTCAGCAGGCCCGCGTAGACGGCCTGCCCGTCCTGGCAGCGGGCCAAGTCGTTGGAGATGAGCCGGTTGGCGGTCTCCAGGGCCCCCGGGCCGGTGAATTCAATCTCCCCCATGTGCGAGACATCGAAGAGCCCGGCGGCCTGGCGGACGGCCTCGTGCTCGGCGATGACGGAGGAGTACTGAACGGGCATGTCCCAGCCCACGAAATCGACCATCCGAGCGCCCAGCTTACGGTGGGCCTCGTTGAGGGGCGTGCGCAAGGCCATCGTCTTCTCCTCTGGAGGGGGTAAAAAGCGGGCGGACTATAGCCGCGCACCTCTTCCAATCAAGGCCGCCGGGGACGGTTTACACTGGGCCCGTTATGAAGATCCGCAATCGTTTGAATCCATCCAACCCCTGCTTCTCGTTCGAATTCTTTCCACCGAAGACCGATGAGGGGACCGAGAACCTCCTGAAGACGGTGGAGGAGCTGGCGCCGCTGGAGCCCGGCTTCGTCTCGGTCACGTATGGGGCGGGCGGCAGCACGCGCGACAAGACCCTGGGGCTGGTGACGCGCATCAAACAGACCACCGGCATCGAGGCGATGGCGCACCTGACGTGCGTGGGCCACACCCGCGACGAGCTGAGGGAGGTGCTCCAGCAGCTGGAGACCGCCAAGCTGGACAACGTGCTGGTGCTGCGAGGTGACCCGCCCCGGGGCCAGACGGCGTTCGAGCCCACGCCGGGCGGCTTCCGCTACGCCTCGGAGCTGGTGGAGTTCATCCGGGAGGAGGACTTCAACTTCTGCGTCGGCGGGGCGTGCTACCCGGAGGGCCACGTGGAGACGGAGTCCCGCGACGATGACCTCCAGCACCTGAAGGCCAAGGTGGACGCGGGGCTGGACTTCATCATCACCCAGCTGTTCTTCGACAACGCCTTCTACTTCGACTTCGTGGAGCGCGCCCGGCGCGCGGGCATCAACGTCCCCATCGTCCCGGGCATCATGCCCATCACCAACGTCGAGCAGGTGCAGCGCTTCACCCGCATGTGCGGCGCCACGGTGCCCATGCGGCTGGGGCTGCAGCTCGACCGCGTGAAGGATCAACCCGACGCGGTGGTGCAGCTCGGGGTGGCGCATGCCACCGTGCAGTGCATGGAGCTGCTCTCGCGGGGGGTTCCCGGCATTCACTTCTACACGCTCAACAAATCCCCCGCGACCCGCATGATTCTGGGCGCCCTGAGGAGCCGTTCATGAGTGGCCCTGGACCGCAGGTGGCCCCCGATGATCCCCGCATGAAGGTCCTGCGGTGGATCCGCCCCCCCGCCTTCTTCCTGCTGTGCGTGGGGGTCATCGCCATCCTCTTCAACATCGTGGGCTTCGTGCTGGCGGCCTTCCGGATTCCCCCGCCCATCACGCCCCCGCCCGGCCAGCCCCCCATGGTGCTGGAGCTGTCGATGGGGATGATTCTCACCCTCGTGGCGGGGAGCCTCTGCGGCGTGCTGTGCATCTGGGGCGCGCTGAGCGCCATGCGGCTCAAGGGCTACGGGC
This region includes:
- a CDS encoding right-handed parallel beta-helix repeat-containing protein translates to MRKSPAALLAACLLSASLWACQGGDSGSADEGASQQGAGQPRAAAPGTGSSPESKTPSTGASSGSQTVPVGAQPVPDTPVADLPAHEGHAPIAQPSPQPDAPAAEPTPPPAKFTREWVVSPSGSDTAAGTGAQPFKTIGKAVSVAGPGELIRVLAGTYAERIVLDASVKAGTAEAKITLQGEGKPRITPGPGTGGLVQVRRPHWVIDGFDIDVKGEAAFAVTFEGDVRGSVLANSELHHGKGGGAVTTYGKATGAIIENNHIHDFVKNQGDFDSHGVVVQPTSVDITVRNNDIHDNSGDSVQCLGPEGFSSLPPAKGLTVENNHFYSNRENAVDIKTCHDVVVRNNRMHGFKPSATAKGDALVVHYSAKNVLIEGNEVYDSGKGISVGGNRVGPMPSGIIIRRNRVHDITKQGGGEGAGIRLENSEGTHVVNNTITRVDAAALTLGHGTGGPTSNVTVENNIIDATVAVDLGGQHPGMTLGFNLYPADAQFKLSTGAVGLTAFQQASGDQSSALADQAVTQDFSPAQPAVDKGTDVGLPFCGVAPDIGAVEADC
- a CDS encoding SpoIID/LytB domain-containing protein; its protein translation is MAARAPGGYGPAAVFKAVPVHLLLLLAACATPQPSAPGSATAAAEARPALAPDAATALPPLPLEDPLEQGLEAPSSLQRLDFRGGEPQVPIRLMEGRAEVTFLPRGRMRLRFGGPANKVLEAPAGTPWKVRVTQGQPAVLTARIQLGEFRFADKAGLAEAQETWQARGLFVRVHVLGALYGIAGKVIDNRRYLLLEEEARTPQKGLERQAELLRQFGVQTALFEEVHTPSRGILEVRDGSGTVVGLAQDSLRAETREGAGFDVRRVEHSVGYDNHGFEDRSFRGALHFTVDRFGTLAVVNEVRLEDLLKGLVPAEIFARAHMEALKAQAVTARGEVLAKVGTKHLGDPYLLCSEQHCAVYRGRTGEAASTNAAVDATRGEALFAQDGRLVDSVYSAVCGGHTEDNDVVWGGPPDSNLRGRPDLLEPSEAGPTPAALDDFLGDADMPAACQRSSFAQPSKFRWERRFTAAQVNALTEKLGIGPVQAMNLSERGVSGRARVLTISGERGATQVRGELNIRRLFGMLNSSMARVEAARDGDGRPRSWTFRGGGWGHGVGMCQTGAIGRAEAGHSYRDILRHYYNGAEVTPIY
- a CDS encoding TonB family protein; the protein is MTEGSQRRRRRQEGPGRLLLAFVLALLAHVAFVGVMLLLSHLQVSLPDAGKRLQKPPSAVSMQPLSSEQWAKNRGESKPSKAQAERPRAQEKKEEKKEEQKPNGQVVDVARGNEQKAPDAKYLAERDNKVDKETRAREQTPHYRNATPQRTAPQSREGTGQTEEQPQVAGNNGLGADDAPMSQGQSKPSFELPNSRRKQEIALKTDPEQGPGMAVPNRSESDDVVGNSKRLRVQPGTGASDIEGSSGRAGLPGVASLMPSQAVMDKLIGAAPNDHLRDVEEGDGTYLNTREWKYASFFNRVKQNVGMHWNPGSQLQRRDPTGAIYSGKDRYTLLNITLDQKGMVRDIQIEKSSGLDFLDLEAISSFQRAQPFPNPPAGLLDSDAQVNFSFGFFMEMGGGPGMRLFRRSH
- a CDS encoding cation diffusion facilitator family transporter; the protein is MERNRKVRRVLAAMLAANWAVAVAKLAFGLLNRSASVTADGIHSFIDGSSNILGLVAMTAAARPADEDHPYGHGKFEAIASLGIGAMISIAMVELGRMALDTLIHGRHPEVTPTMAVVMLLTLGVNLVVTRVERHYGHQLKSTLLLADANHTLSDVYVTLAVLLSLALVWLGYPSADGVIALAVMVFVARVAYDIIRQAVGILSDTARLDVTQVCELTLSVPGVRSCRDVRSRGMEDSVYVDLKIEVDPQLSTAQAHEVADRVEEKLHAAYSQVVDVVIHVEPAPARLSKASS
- the gcvP gene encoding aminomethyl-transferring glycine dehydrogenase translates to MSLNWKYQESFAGRHIGPDEHELKSMLEALGASSLDAFIGQVVPSAIRSAEPLRLGAAQDEHELLAVLEGIAAKNQLFKSFIGLGYFDTHTPNVILRNIFQNPGWYTQYTPYQAEIAQGRLEALLNYQTMVMDLTGMEVANASMLDEGTAAAEAMTLALNVKGEKGGAFFVSDSCHPQTLDVVRTRAEPLGVEVVVGDHRTVDLASKKFFGALVQYPATDGVVHDYRAFASEVHAFGGLLIMATDLLALTLLTPPGELGADVAVGSAQRFGVPMGYGGPHAAFFATKSAYTRLMPGRLIGVSEDAQGRRALRMALQTREQHIRREKATSNICTAQVLLAVIAGMYAVYHGPKGLKAIAERVHGLTTLLARGLEKLGHKPKHAEFFDTLRVELTPQQVRSVLSGAESKGLNFRRIDERSIGLSLDETTRPSDVEAILSVFGAWQPQGSRLEALGEGLVSPVQAGLQRKSAYLTHQVFNSYHSETEMLRYIRRLESRDLSLTHSMIPLGSCTMKLNATAEMIPVTWPRFGGLHPFAPTSQAAGYKVIFEQLERMLSEVTGFAGCSLQPNAGSQGEYAGLLVIRAYHQNRGQGHRDVCLIPSSAHGTNPASAVMAGYHVVVTKCDDQGNIDIADLRARAEEYKDRLAALMVTYPSTHGVFEEGIKEICALIHERGGQVYMDGANLNAQVGLMKPGQLGADVCHINLHKTFCIPHGGGGPGMGPICVAPHLTKFLPGHPVITTGGGEAIGAISAAPWGSASILLISWMYMSMMGGEGLTRATKMAILNANYVAKRLDAHYPVLYRGKTGGVAHECIVDLRPLKKTAGVEVEDVAKRLMDYGFHAPTVSFPVAGTLMIEPTESESQAELDRFCEAMISIREEIREIEEGKAPRDNNVLKNAPHTARVLTAPEWNRPYSREKAAFPARWVHESKFWPSVGRLNNVLGDRKLVCSCPPMEDYLTPVPPKAA
- the gcvH gene encoding glycine cleavage system protein GcvH → MSETVPAGLKYTQDHEWARPQGTVIVVGVTHHAQEALGEVVYVELPKVGATLTAGKQFGVIESTKAVSELFSPLSGKVAKVNDSLTDNPSTVNSDPYGAGWILEIEPSDAKQLDGLLSPEAYSDLLKKA
- the gcvT gene encoding glycine cleavage system aminomethyltransferase GcvT, with product MALRTPLNEAHRKLGARMVDFVGWDMPVQYSSVIAEHEAVRQAAGLFDVSHMGEIEFTGPGALETANRLISNDLARCQDGQAVYAGLLTPEGTFVDDVVAYRFSPERIFICVNSSNRAKDFAWMSEHAQGVKPVDRSDDFAQIAVQGPKAEGLVQRLTKTEVSKARVDTYRFTEGQVAGVPCIISRTGYTGEDGFELYCAPDRAEALWNALLEAGQSDGVKPCGLGARDSLRTEMKYALYGNDIDDAHTALEAGLGWIVKLDKAGGFTGKQALEKQKAEGVKRKLVGFELTGSGIPRHGYPILHEGQRVGEVTSGTMGPSVKKPIGMGYVPTALAAEGSTFDVEIRGRAVAARVVKTPFWKKP
- the metF gene encoding methylenetetrahydrofolate reductase [NAD(P)H], giving the protein MKIRNRLNPSNPCFSFEFFPPKTDEGTENLLKTVEELAPLEPGFVSVTYGAGGSTRDKTLGLVTRIKQTTGIEAMAHLTCVGHTRDELREVLQQLETAKLDNVLVLRGDPPRGQTAFEPTPGGFRYASELVEFIREEDFNFCVGGACYPEGHVETESRDDDLQHLKAKVDAGLDFIITQLFFDNAFYFDFVERARRAGINVPIVPGIMPITNVEQVQRFTRMCGATVPMRLGLQLDRVKDQPDAVVQLGVAHATVQCMELLSRGVPGIHFYTLNKSPATRMILGALRSRS